A genomic region of Runella rosea contains the following coding sequences:
- a CDS encoding Gfo/Idh/MocA family protein translates to MNRRTFIQNTAAGAAVTLFSPYGIAAPRATKYRTALIGTGWWGMNILRAAMAAGQSKVVAMCDVDQNQIGKAAAEVEKLNGDKPKQYRDFRELLATEKPEIVIVATPDHWHPLICIAAVQAGAHVYVEKPISHTINEGKAMVAAARKTGKVVQVGTHRRVSPHNISGRDFIRSGKAGKIGMVRTFVHYGGGPGQVTPDSETPQGMDWDMWCGPAPLRPFNTKIHPRGFRQYLDYANGTLGDWGIHWLDQLLWIMEEKYPRKVFSAGGRAIKTDNTDAPDHQVAVYEFENFTATWEHRQFAGNNAEKTHPQQAVGCYFYGTEGTFHMGWLDGWTFYPTDSKKPVIHEDAKLDLPDQQNIANLWADFLDSIEKKRTPVCDIEIGHRSSNMALLGMLSMKAGRSIEWDGEKGIIKNDPEANKLLERAYRKGWEYPKV, encoded by the coding sequence ATCAATCGTCGTACTTTCATTCAAAATACTGCTGCGGGTGCGGCGGTTACCTTATTTTCTCCCTACGGAATCGCCGCGCCACGCGCCACCAAATATCGTACGGCACTCATCGGTACGGGTTGGTGGGGTATGAATATCCTGCGGGCTGCCATGGCCGCAGGGCAATCGAAAGTAGTGGCGATGTGCGACGTTGACCAAAACCAAATCGGCAAGGCAGCGGCCGAAGTGGAAAAACTAAACGGTGATAAGCCCAAACAATACCGCGATTTTCGGGAACTCTTAGCAACCGAAAAACCCGAGATTGTGATTGTAGCTACCCCCGACCACTGGCACCCGCTGATTTGCATAGCGGCCGTGCAAGCTGGCGCACACGTGTACGTCGAAAAACCCATCAGCCACACCATCAACGAAGGGAAAGCCATGGTGGCGGCGGCCCGCAAAACGGGCAAAGTGGTACAAGTAGGAACACACCGCCGCGTATCACCGCACAATATTTCGGGCCGGGATTTTATCCGTTCGGGCAAAGCGGGAAAAATCGGAATGGTGCGCACTTTTGTGCATTACGGCGGCGGCCCTGGTCAAGTAACCCCCGATAGCGAAACCCCTCAAGGAATGGATTGGGACATGTGGTGCGGTCCCGCACCGCTACGCCCTTTTAATACCAAAATTCACCCGCGCGGTTTTCGTCAATACCTCGACTACGCCAACGGCACGTTGGGCGACTGGGGCATTCACTGGCTCGACCAATTGTTGTGGATAATGGAAGAAAAATATCCACGTAAAGTGTTCTCTGCTGGTGGACGCGCCATCAAAACCGACAATACCGACGCGCCCGATCATCAAGTGGCCGTGTATGAATTTGAAAATTTTACCGCAACTTGGGAGCACCGCCAATTTGCGGGAAATAACGCCGAAAAAACGCACCCACAACAGGCCGTAGGTTGCTATTTTTACGGAACGGAAGGTACTTTTCACATGGGTTGGCTTGATGGTTGGACGTTCTACCCAACCGACTCCAAAAAGCCAGTCATCCACGAAGACGCCAAACTGGACCTGCCCGACCAGCAAAACATTGCCAACCTTTGGGCTGATTTTCTGGACTCCATTGAGAAAAAACGAACTCCCGTTTGTGACATCGAAATCGGCCATCGCTCTAGCAACATGGCACTGCTCGGTATGCTCTCCATGAAGGCAGGACGAAGCATCGAATGGGACGGTGAAAAGGGAATCATCAAAAACGACCCCGAAGCCAACAAACTGCTGGAAAGAGCGTATCGGAAAGGTTGGGAATATCCGAAGGTGTAG
- a CDS encoding glycoside hydrolase family 43 protein, whose protein sequence is MKKIIFFFLFHAFAQAQTFKNPLLPAGADPWSIYKDGFYYYMHTTGKDLTIWKTKDLSQLATAQKTVIWTPPATGPYSKEIWAPELHFLQNKWYIYFAADDGRNRNHRLYVLENSSPDPTQGTWAMKGQLKTPQDKWAIDGSVFEHNGQMYLTWSGWEGDENGRQDIFLCKMSNPWTCVGKRIRISDPQFEWEHHGLLTRPGPDDKPMVLVNEGPQFLKSPNGRINIIFSASGCWTDYYALGMIHAAPTADLMNPQTWKKHPTPVFWANNVQGTHAAGHNSFFKSPDGSQNWILYHANSEAGQGCGKQRAPRMQPFTFTADGVPVFGSPLSPEVEMSIPKVN, encoded by the coding sequence ATGAAAAAAATCATTTTCTTCTTTCTATTTCATGCTTTTGCGCAAGCCCAAACATTCAAAAACCCCTTGCTTCCAGCAGGAGCCGACCCGTGGTCGATTTACAAAGACGGTTTTTACTATTACATGCATACGACCGGCAAAGATCTGACCATCTGGAAAACCAAAGATTTGTCGCAACTCGCCACGGCTCAAAAAACGGTTATCTGGACTCCGCCTGCCACAGGCCCCTATTCAAAAGAAATCTGGGCACCCGAGCTGCATTTCTTACAAAATAAATGGTACATCTATTTTGCCGCCGACGACGGTCGAAACCGCAATCATCGTCTGTACGTATTAGAAAACTCCTCCCCCGACCCCACCCAAGGCACTTGGGCTATGAAAGGACAACTCAAAACACCCCAAGACAAATGGGCCATTGATGGTTCGGTTTTTGAGCACAATGGACAGATGTATCTTACATGGTCAGGCTGGGAGGGCGACGAAAACGGTCGTCAGGATATCTTTCTGTGCAAAATGAGTAACCCGTGGACCTGTGTCGGCAAGCGTATTCGAATCTCTGACCCTCAGTTTGAATGGGAACACCACGGCCTGCTAACTCGCCCCGGACCTGATGACAAACCCATGGTATTGGTCAATGAAGGCCCGCAGTTTCTGAAAAGCCCAAACGGCAGAATCAACATCATCTTTTCGGCGAGTGGCTGCTGGACAGACTATTATGCGTTGGGTATGATTCATGCCGCTCCCACTGCCGATTTAATGAACCCCCAAACTTGGAAGAAGCATCCGACCCCGGTTTTTTGGGCAAATAACGTACAGGGCACTCATGCTGCTGGGCACAATAGTTTTTTCAAATCACCCGATGGAAGCCAAAATTGGATTCTTTACCATGCCAATTCGGAAGCTGGCCAAGGCTGCGGCAAGCAAAGAGCGCCCCGTATGCAGCCCTTTACCTTCACCGCCGACGGCGTTCCCGTCTTTGGAAGTCCGCTGTCGCCAGAGGTCGAAATGTCGATTCCGAAAGTGAATTAA
- a CDS encoding response regulator produces MQKSIHILIADDHRLFADGMKFILSFSIENASVDTVEDGEAVLQYLQQKVPDVVLLDIHLPKMSGIDVARYIRLHHPKVRILAVSMADDRETIQAMYDAGVLGYCLKTAGQAELLTALDKVSRNEPYFSPEIVPILLQPRPIEKLNAFIEKLTAREIELIQWLIQGHSAAQIAKKLFLSTYTVETHRKNIYAKLNVHSLSELITFALKHNLA; encoded by the coding sequence ATGCAAAAATCTATTCATATTCTCATTGCCGACGACCATCGCCTTTTTGCCGATGGAATGAAGTTTATTCTTAGTTTTTCTATAGAGAATGCTTCTGTAGATACCGTCGAAGATGGGGAAGCTGTACTACAATATTTACAGCAAAAAGTACCAGATGTAGTATTATTAGACATTCATTTGCCGAAGATGTCTGGTATTGATGTTGCCCGATACATTCGCCTACATCATCCTAAGGTACGGATCTTGGCCGTATCCATGGCCGACGACCGCGAAACCATCCAGGCCATGTATGACGCGGGAGTGTTGGGGTATTGTCTCAAAACAGCAGGCCAGGCTGAGTTATTAACGGCACTCGATAAAGTGAGTCGAAATGAGCCTTATTTTAGTCCCGAAATTGTCCCTATTTTGTTACAGCCGCGTCCTATTGAGAAATTAAATGCATTTATTGAGAAACTCACCGCCCGAGAAATCGAACTTATCCAATGGTTGATTCAGGGGCACAGTGCCGCACAGATTGCCAAAAAACTTTTCCTCAGTACCTATACCGTCGAAACCCACCGAAAAAACATCTACGCCAAACTCAATGTCCACAGTTTGAGTGAATTGATAACCTTTGCCCTAAAACATAACCTTGCCTAA